One genomic window of Actinoalloteichus hoggarensis includes the following:
- a CDS encoding ABC transporter ATP-binding protein produces MIEAVGLTRRHGRVLAVDDVSFRVRAGRVTALLGPRGAGKSTIMRMFLGRERPTAGQALVDGRPYRELDRPLRKIGGLLDTSRIRSRNAARARLGRLARRNGLPARRIDEVLDLVELGDLRAHGSGRLSPRDTRRLGLAGALLGDPEILVLDEPSVGLDPDGVGWLRTLLRRLASEGRTVLVSGHRLSTTSDVADELVVIGRGRLITSCPTEEFLDTAGAATIRVRSPQWMLFARELRRRGLAVAEEIDGEHPALLITGSTSQEIGELAAALSVVVHELSLRRASLDQTFALIADRTSSPSGIEHDAAVAAGDPAVAPHPAAGPRIRAAAAGSRASAGVSDRVRGR; encoded by the coding sequence GTGATCGAGGCCGTCGGTCTCACTCGGCGCCATGGCCGCGTCCTCGCGGTCGACGACGTGTCTTTCCGGGTACGGGCCGGACGGGTCACCGCTCTGCTGGGGCCGCGCGGCGCGGGCAAGTCGACCATCATGCGGATGTTCCTCGGCCGGGAGCGGCCCACGGCGGGGCAGGCACTCGTCGACGGCAGGCCCTATCGGGAACTGGACCGGCCGCTGCGCAAGATCGGCGGCCTGCTCGACACGAGCCGAATCCGCTCCAGGAACGCGGCCCGGGCGCGGCTCGGCAGACTCGCCAGGCGTAACGGGCTGCCTGCCCGGCGCATCGACGAGGTGCTCGATCTGGTCGAACTCGGTGACCTTCGGGCACACGGCTCCGGCCGGCTCTCGCCTCGGGACACCCGCCGACTCGGTCTGGCCGGCGCGCTGCTCGGGGATCCGGAGATCCTCGTGCTCGACGAGCCGAGCGTCGGCCTCGATCCCGATGGCGTCGGCTGGCTGCGCACCCTGCTGCGGCGGCTCGCCTCCGAGGGCCGCACCGTGCTGGTCTCGGGACACCGGCTGTCCACCACGTCCGACGTCGCCGACGAACTCGTGGTCATCGGCAGGGGACGCCTGATCACCAGCTGCCCCACCGAGGAGTTCCTCGACACCGCGGGCGCGGCGACCATCCGCGTCCGCAGTCCACAGTGGATGCTTTTCGCCCGCGAGCTGCGGCGCAGAGGGCTCGCCGTCGCCGAGGAGATCGACGGCGAGCATCCGGCGCTGCTGATCACCGGGTCGACGAGCCAGGAGATCGGCGAACTGGCCGCCGCGCTGTCGGTGGTGGTGCACGAGCTGTCGCTCCGACGCGCTTCCCTGGATCAGACGTTCGCCCTGATCGCCGACCGAACGTCGTCGCCCTCCGGCATCGAACACGACGCGGCCGTCGCCGCGGGAGACCCGGCCGTCGCGCCGCACCCGGCCGCGGGGCCGCGCATCCGAGCCGCGGCAGCCGGGTCACGTGCCTCGGCGGGCGTCAGCGACCGCGTGCGGGGCCGTTGA
- a CDS encoding DUF418 domain-containing protein, with product MTSSPPDTRHGADQPTPVPPRYLAPDLARGFMLLLIAMAYAPFYVSAAEYGLNYHPDDGSTADAVTNLLRIVLLDNRSYTMFAALFGYGLATVVARRQAAGAAPVETRRVLRRRGLFLLLFGFVHGTLVFPGEILGAYGIATLLVASLLFRPDRALLRVVGMLIPVFLLVVPVLTLIASSAMYAEGATVVPGYSPPELLERLVTYPVTPVYNLLTYPVVLTMLLGVWAGRRAVLADPAAHRGLLRRTAVIGIAVSVAGALPAGLVAAGLWQSSTTLDGVLMTVQILTGVAGGLGYAAVFGLISARAGDRPGPIARALAAAGSRSLSCYLFNSVLLALLLSPSLLGLGDSMNSTGALFAAAGVWAVGVTLAVLLGRSGRGGPADVLLRRLVNGPARGR from the coding sequence ATGACGTCTTCCCCTCCCGACACCCGGCACGGCGCGGATCAGCCGACCCCCGTGCCGCCGCGCTATCTGGCACCCGACCTCGCGCGCGGATTCATGCTGCTGCTCATCGCCATGGCCTACGCGCCGTTCTACGTGTCCGCCGCGGAGTACGGGCTCAACTACCACCCCGACGACGGCAGCACGGCCGACGCGGTCACCAACCTCCTGCGCATCGTTCTGCTCGACAACCGCTCCTACACGATGTTCGCGGCCCTGTTCGGCTATGGCCTGGCCACCGTGGTGGCGCGCAGGCAGGCGGCGGGAGCCGCCCCCGTCGAGACACGCCGGGTGCTGCGACGGCGAGGGCTCTTCCTGCTGCTGTTCGGCTTCGTGCACGGGACGCTCGTCTTCCCCGGCGAGATCCTGGGTGCCTACGGGATCGCGACGCTGCTCGTGGCCTCGCTGCTGTTCCGGCCGGACCGCGCGCTGCTCCGGGTCGTCGGCATGCTGATCCCGGTCTTTCTGCTCGTGGTGCCGGTGTTGACGCTGATCGCCTCCAGTGCGATGTACGCCGAGGGCGCCACCGTGGTGCCGGGGTACTCGCCGCCCGAACTGCTGGAACGACTCGTCACCTACCCCGTGACGCCCGTGTACAACCTGCTGACCTACCCCGTCGTCCTCACCATGCTGCTCGGGGTGTGGGCGGGCCGGCGCGCCGTGCTGGCCGATCCGGCCGCGCATCGCGGACTGCTGCGGCGGACCGCGGTGATCGGCATCGCGGTGTCCGTGGCCGGTGCGCTGCCCGCCGGCCTGGTGGCCGCAGGCCTGTGGCAGAGCAGCACGACGCTCGACGGCGTGCTGATGACGGTGCAGATCCTCACCGGCGTGGCGGGCGGACTCGGCTACGCGGCGGTGTTCGGGCTCATCAGCGCCCGAGCGGGCGATCGACCCGGTCCGATCGCCCGCGCGCTCGCCGCGGCGGGGTCCCGATCGCTGAGCTGCTACCTGTTCAACTCGGTGCTGCTGGCGCTGCTGCTCTCCCCGTCGCTGCTGGGGCTCGGCGACTCGATGAACAGCACCGGGGCGCTGTTCGCCGCCGCGGGCGTCTGGGCCGTCGGAGTGACGCTCGCCGTGCTGCTGGGCCGGTCGGGGCGTGGCGGGCCGGCCGACGTCCTCCTCCGACGGCTGGTCAACGGCCCCGCACGCGGTCGCTGA
- a CDS encoding FAD-binding oxidoreductase — protein MTANAVLSPEPPSRRTSSSGISATVRLIRDSYARIEPQADEVARFFYGMLFSLAPQTRELFPVNMEVQRSRLLRALVHFVQMVDRPDDLLPFLRQLGRDHRKFGVVVSHYEAVGTALLSAIKKFAGDSWDAKTELAWAEAYTIMATTMQQAADADENPAWWNAQVVDHQRLSWDLALVRVQPQHPVPYRAGQYVSVEVPQRPRLWRYMTPANAPSPDGSIEFHVRAVDGGWVSRSIVGHTQYGDHWRIGPPMGRMSVDREQGRDVLMVAGGTGLAPMRAVIDELARFGENPRVHLFIGGRSMDDLYDLDNLHRLSVTNPWLTVVPVVESGPLRSGMEQGTLADVVTRYGAWTEREVLVCGSPSMIRATVSRMLVAGTPLERIRYDPFTLD, from the coding sequence ATGACAGCCAACGCCGTGCTTAGCCCTGAGCCTCCCTCACGACGCACGTCGTCATCGGGCATCAGTGCCACCGTGCGCCTGATCCGAGACAGCTACGCGCGCATCGAGCCGCAGGCCGACGAGGTCGCCAGATTCTTCTACGGGATGCTCTTCAGTCTCGCCCCGCAGACCAGGGAGCTGTTCCCGGTCAACATGGAGGTGCAGCGAAGCAGGCTGCTTCGAGCGCTGGTGCACTTCGTCCAGATGGTCGACAGACCCGACGACCTGCTGCCCTTCCTGCGTCAGCTCGGCCGCGACCACCGCAAGTTCGGCGTGGTGGTCTCGCACTACGAGGCCGTCGGCACCGCGCTGCTCTCCGCGATCAAGAAGTTCGCAGGCGACTCCTGGGACGCCAAGACGGAACTGGCCTGGGCCGAGGCCTACACGATCATGGCCACGACCATGCAGCAGGCGGCCGACGCGGACGAGAACCCGGCCTGGTGGAACGCCCAGGTGGTCGATCACCAGCGGCTGAGCTGGGATCTCGCCCTGGTGCGTGTGCAGCCGCAGCATCCGGTGCCCTACCGCGCCGGACAGTACGTCAGCGTCGAGGTGCCGCAACGTCCTCGGCTGTGGCGGTACATGACCCCCGCGAACGCGCCGAGCCCCGACGGCTCCATCGAGTTCCACGTCCGGGCGGTCGACGGCGGCTGGGTCAGCCGCTCGATCGTCGGTCACACGCAGTACGGCGACCACTGGCGCATCGGCCCGCCCATGGGTCGGATGTCGGTGGATCGCGAGCAGGGACGGGACGTCCTGATGGTGGCGGGCGGCACCGGCCTCGCTCCGATGCGTGCCGTCATCGACGAACTGGCCCGGTTCGGCGAGAACCCGCGAGTGCACCTGTTCATCGGCGGGCGGAGCATGGACGACCTCTACGATCTGGACAACCTGCACAGGCTGAGCGTCACCAACCCGTGGTTGACCGTCGTCCCGGTCGTGGAGTCCGGACCCCTGCGCTCGGGCATGGAGCAGGGCACCCTGGCGGACGTGGTCACTCGGTACGGCGCCTGGACCGAGCGGGAGGTCCTGGTCTGCGGCTCGCCGTCGATGATCCGGGCGACGGTCTCCCGGATGCTGGTGGCGGGCACGCCGTTGGAGCGCATCCGCTACGACCCCTTCACGCTGGACTGA
- a CDS encoding TetR/AcrR family transcriptional regulator, with the protein MTSPDGDDPGASAATEPEPGEGRQHGRPGRRLTTDRIVATAVALADAEGLDALTMREIADRLGVTTMSLYRYVHTKAELVGRMVDAAYADAPTFAGTHWRERVWELARADWRTYHRHPWLLRVPETRPMLGPRVIASFDAALAALDGSGLNGSQRTSTLQLINHFVRGAASDSIEELRTRTESGLDAEQWWAERHPEIRRHAVSGRHVALGRLLTEKDFPPPQDGLVFGMERICDGIQALIDSAPVDDRNDRRCPSCDAPVVSGATGRPRAYCSAACRQRAYRARAT; encoded by the coding sequence GTGACGAGTCCTGACGGAGACGACCCCGGCGCATCGGCGGCGACCGAGCCGGAGCCGGGCGAAGGACGTCAGCACGGGAGGCCGGGTCGGCGCCTCACCACGGACCGGATCGTCGCCACCGCCGTCGCCCTCGCCGATGCCGAGGGGCTCGACGCTCTCACCATGCGCGAGATCGCCGACCGGCTCGGCGTGACGACCATGTCGCTGTACCGCTACGTCCACACCAAGGCCGAACTGGTCGGCCGCATGGTCGACGCCGCGTACGCCGACGCTCCTACCTTCGCCGGAACCCATTGGCGGGAGCGGGTCTGGGAGCTGGCGCGCGCCGACTGGCGTACCTATCACCGTCATCCCTGGCTGCTCCGGGTACCGGAGACCAGGCCGATGCTCGGCCCGCGCGTGATCGCCTCGTTCGACGCGGCCCTCGCGGCACTCGACGGCAGCGGACTCAACGGCTCGCAGCGGACCTCGACCCTTCAGCTGATCAACCATTTCGTGCGCGGGGCGGCGAGCGACTCGATCGAGGAGCTGCGGACGCGGACCGAGTCCGGCCTGGACGCCGAGCAGTGGTGGGCCGAGCGCCATCCCGAGATCCGGCGACATGCGGTGAGCGGGCGGCACGTCGCGCTCGGGCGACTGCTCACCGAGAAGGACTTCCCGCCTCCTCAGGACGGCCTGGTCTTCGGTATGGAGCGCATCTGCGACGGCATCCAGGCGCTCATCGACTCCGCTCCCGTCGACGATCGGAACGACAGGCGCTGCCCGTCCTGCGACGCTCCCGTCGTCAGCGGCGCCACCGGTCGCCCGAGGGCCTACTGTTCGGCCGCGTGCAGGCAGCGCGCCTACCGGGCGCGGGCCACCTAG
- a CDS encoding Hsp70 family protein — protein sequence MRELAVDFGTSNTVAAVRGGPDAPVRLLGVDGRQSLSSAVWLSPDGTLIVGRDAERQARLDPSRYEPNPKRRIDDVEVLLGDTVVPVVELIAAVLRRVAEEARRQLGASPDLVLLTHPADWHRIRCNTLRSAARAAGWTDSVRLIAEPTAAAAHFAGLPDVRHRPAPGRALAVFDMGGGTTDAALVLHTDEGGWQILAEAGLPDVGGTDIDHLLLDHVRRSVGHDRPEWPELLRPTTAASRRAARAMIDDVREGKEALSRYAQTDIPLPAPLPDAHVTREELTALVRPQLERAVAMLASTIRGAALPPDRLAGVYLVGGASRMPSVAQLISERLGLIPMVVESPESSVVVGALAAPPARDFTDPRERTPAGARPVGGHGPAPAGAALPAAVLTGSAAVSPPGQYDRVGERPPTGGFGAPSRPPSSPAPPGPFPGGAAVPRVPDGPTHVMSAPKGDRSAPTTPRTVLVTLAAVAVVTSAAVGLWWWNSPDGRATGGEPTNGTGDRQAGASTGQPSGDPSAPDSTPTPGGDPAAAAFGDADELREFAGVAVERADACTDVSDGRTYSFMVDVAVRCDYATADGDFEAYFYDGSACDLLFSPLLGTSGEAGEWSGAGMSGDWVSQRVPTDGSEHLLYRPADGGTRCGEATHAEGDPRSADEVRAFWESTTRPGS from the coding sequence GTGCGAGAGCTCGCCGTCGACTTCGGCACCTCGAACACCGTCGCCGCCGTGCGCGGCGGTCCCGACGCCCCGGTCCGGCTGCTCGGCGTCGACGGCAGACAATCGCTGTCCTCCGCCGTCTGGCTGTCCCCCGACGGAACTCTGATCGTCGGTCGCGACGCCGAACGGCAGGCGCGACTCGACCCCAGCAGATACGAGCCGAACCCGAAGCGCCGGATCGACGACGTGGAGGTGCTGCTCGGGGACACGGTCGTCCCCGTCGTCGAGCTGATCGCCGCCGTGCTGCGCCGGGTGGCCGAGGAGGCGCGTCGGCAACTGGGCGCGAGCCCCGACCTCGTCCTGCTCACGCACCCGGCGGACTGGCATCGCATCCGGTGCAACACCCTGCGTTCCGCCGCGCGGGCGGCGGGGTGGACGGACTCGGTGCGACTGATCGCCGAGCCCACGGCGGCGGCAGCGCACTTCGCAGGCCTGCCGGACGTACGGCACCGGCCGGCACCGGGCCGGGCACTGGCCGTCTTCGACATGGGCGGCGGCACCACCGACGCCGCGTTAGTGCTGCACACCGACGAGGGCGGCTGGCAGATCCTCGCCGAGGCCGGGCTGCCCGACGTCGGTGGAACCGACATCGACCACCTGCTCCTGGACCACGTGCGGCGCTCGGTGGGCCACGACCGGCCCGAGTGGCCGGAGCTGCTGCGCCCGACGACGGCGGCGAGCCGTCGAGCGGCACGCGCCATGATCGACGACGTGCGCGAGGGCAAGGAGGCCCTGTCGCGCTACGCGCAGACCGACATCCCGCTGCCCGCCCCGCTCCCGGACGCGCATGTGACCCGCGAGGAGCTGACAGCGCTGGTCCGGCCGCAGCTCGAACGGGCCGTCGCGATGCTCGCCAGCACGATCCGCGGCGCCGCCCTGCCGCCGGACCGGCTCGCGGGCGTCTATCTGGTCGGCGGCGCGTCCCGGATGCCCTCGGTGGCGCAGCTGATCTCCGAGCGTCTCGGGCTGATCCCGATGGTGGTGGAGTCTCCGGAGAGCAGCGTGGTCGTCGGTGCCCTGGCCGCGCCGCCCGCCCGCGACTTCACCGACCCCAGGGAACGGACGCCCGCAGGCGCGCGGCCGGTGGGCGGTCACGGGCCCGCTCCGGCAGGGGCGGCCTTGCCTGCCGCGGTCCTCACCGGGTCCGCCGCCGTCTCGCCGCCGGGCCAGTACGACCGGGTCGGTGAGCGGCCGCCCACCGGCGGATTCGGCGCGCCGTCGCGTCCCCCGTCGTCACCGGCGCCTCCGGGACCGTTCCCGGGCGGAGCCGCGGTCCCGAGGGTTCCGGACGGACCCACCCACGTCATGTCCGCGCCGAAGGGCGATCGGTCCGCGCCGACGACGCCGCGGACCGTCCTGGTCACGCTCGCCGCCGTCGCCGTGGTCACCTCGGCCGCCGTCGGCCTGTGGTGGTGGAACAGCCCGGACGGTCGGGCTACGGGCGGCGAGCCGACGAACGGCACCGGCGACCGGCAGGCGGGGGCTTCCACCGGGCAGCCGTCCGGGGACCCCTCGGCCCCCGACTCGACGCCTACGCCAGGCGGCGATCCGGCCGCCGCGGCGTTCGGCGACGCCGACGAGCTGCGCGAGTTCGCAGGCGTCGCGGTGGAGCGGGCGGACGCCTGCACCGACGTCAGCGACGGCCGGACGTACTCCTTCATGGTCGACGTCGCCGTACGCTGCGACTACGCGACGGCCGACGGCGACTTCGAGGCCTACTTCTACGACGGCTCGGCCTGCGATCTCCTGTTCAGCCCCCTGCTGGGTACCTCGGGGGAGGCCGGCGAGTGGTCCGGTGCGGGGATGTCCGGCGACTGGGTGTCGCAGCGAGTCCCGACGGACGGCAGCGAGCACCTGCTCTACCGGCCGGCCGACGGGGGCACCCGCTGCGGCGAGGCCACTCACGCGGAGGGCGACCCGCGCTCGGCGGACGAGGTGCGGGCCTTCTGGGAGTCGACGACCCGACCGGGAAGCTGA
- a CDS encoding ABC transporter ATP-binding protein: protein MIEASGLTKRYDKTLAVDDLSFSIRPGTVTGFLGPNGSGKSTTMRMILGLDRPTEGDVRIDGRHYRELKRPLTKVGAMLDAKWVHPNRSARAHLRWLAKSNRLPARRVDEVLELVGLSAVARRRAGGFSLGMAQRLGIAAALLGDPEILLFDEPVNGLDPEGILWIRQLMQRMAGEGRTVLVSSHLLSEMALTAKELVVIGRGRLIAQCSTAEFVDQASDATVLVRTPQRERLRSALRGERIKTAVSSSAADELIVSGSSARIGEIAAAAGVVLHELTSQRASLEEAFLALTNESVEFQAQGERRPELIGAGTGSAARQEANR, encoded by the coding sequence ATGATCGAAGCGAGCGGTTTGACCAAGCGATACGACAAGACCCTTGCGGTGGACGACCTCAGCTTCAGCATTCGTCCCGGCACGGTGACGGGCTTCCTCGGTCCCAACGGCTCCGGCAAGTCCACGACGATGCGGATGATCCTGGGCCTGGACCGGCCGACCGAGGGCGACGTCCGCATCGACGGCAGGCACTACCGCGAACTGAAGCGGCCCCTGACCAAGGTGGGGGCGATGCTCGACGCGAAGTGGGTCCACCCGAACCGCTCGGCCCGGGCGCATCTGCGGTGGCTCGCCAAGTCCAACCGGCTTCCCGCCAGGCGGGTGGACGAGGTGTTGGAGCTCGTGGGACTCAGCGCCGTCGCCCGGCGGCGGGCGGGCGGCTTCTCGCTCGGGATGGCCCAGCGCCTCGGCATCGCGGCCGCGTTGCTCGGCGACCCGGAGATCCTGCTCTTCGACGAGCCGGTCAACGGGCTCGACCCCGAGGGCATTCTCTGGATCAGGCAGCTCATGCAGCGGATGGCGGGCGAGGGACGCACGGTGCTGGTCTCCAGTCATCTGCTCTCCGAGATGGCGCTGACCGCGAAGGAGCTGGTGGTGATCGGCCGCGGCAGGCTGATCGCCCAGTGCAGCACCGCCGAGTTCGTCGATCAGGCGAGCGACGCGACCGTCCTGGTGCGTACTCCGCAGCGCGAGCGACTGCGATCCGCGCTGCGCGGCGAACGGATCAAGACGGCCGTGTCCAGCTCCGCCGCCGACGAGCTGATCGTGAGCGGCAGCAGCGCGCGGATCGGCGAGATCGCCGCGGCGGCCGGCGTGGTGCTGCACGAGCTCACCTCGCAGCGCGCATCGCTGGAGGAGGCGTTCCTCGCCCTGACCAACGAGTCGGTCGAATTCCAGGCTCAGGGCGAACGCAGGCCCGAACTCATCGGCGCGGGCACCGGCTCCGCCGCACGACAGGAGGCGAACCGATGA
- a CDS encoding nitric oxide synthase oxygenase, with the protein MEQRQHGAARATDHVAAEEFVRAFHEAHPRAGSAADRLASVRAEIEATGTYRHLPAELAYGARIALRDSGWCGSGVPWWAAKVRDLREVHTASAVAAQCFEHLRLVVNQTGVTPMVTIFAPDSPAGRGPRIWNHQLVAYAGYVDGDGRVLGDPRQVGFTAAVRERGWQPPVGRSRFDQLPLVVATEREGPRLFSLPRDVVAEIPLEHPELPWFVELGLRWYAVPVVGDMRLCIGGIEYPAAPFNTWFIGGTVGSRDLGADDAYAMALPVARRMGLDTTTERTAWYERACAELDRAVLHSFGAAGIPLFDQDAAAAQRMAWLRAWHRPGGGHACYVPGG; encoded by the coding sequence ATCGAGCAGAGGCAGCACGGCGCGGCGCGGGCGACCGATCACGTCGCCGCCGAGGAGTTCGTCCGTGCCTTCCATGAGGCACACCCGAGGGCGGGTTCCGCGGCGGACCGGCTGGCGAGCGTGCGCGCCGAGATCGAGGCGACCGGCACCTATCGGCATCTCCCCGCCGAACTGGCCTACGGGGCCAGGATCGCTCTGCGGGACAGCGGCTGGTGCGGCAGCGGCGTGCCCTGGTGGGCGGCGAAGGTGCGTGATCTGCGCGAGGTGCACACGGCCTCGGCGGTGGCGGCGCAGTGCTTCGAGCACCTGCGGCTCGTCGTCAACCAGACCGGAGTCACTCCGATGGTCACGATCTTCGCGCCGGACTCGCCTGCCGGACGCGGACCCAGGATCTGGAATCACCAGCTCGTCGCATACGCGGGATACGTCGACGGCGACGGCAGGGTGCTCGGCGATCCACGGCAGGTCGGCTTCACCGCCGCCGTCCGTGAACGCGGCTGGCAACCGCCGGTCGGCCGGTCGCGGTTCGATCAGCTTCCCCTGGTGGTGGCGACCGAGCGGGAGGGGCCTCGGCTGTTCTCGCTGCCGCGAGACGTCGTGGCGGAGATCCCGTTAGAGCATCCGGAGCTGCCGTGGTTCGTGGAACTCGGACTGCGTTGGTACGCGGTCCCGGTCGTGGGCGACATGCGGCTGTGCATCGGCGGCATCGAGTATCCCGCCGCGCCGTTCAACACCTGGTTCATCGGCGGAACGGTCGGCAGTCGCGATCTCGGCGCCGACGACGCCTACGCCATGGCCCTGCCGGTGGCTCGGCGAATGGGACTGGACACCACGACCGAGCGGACGGCCTGGTACGAACGGGCCTGCGCCGAGCTGGATCGGGCCGTACTGCACTCCTTCGGAGCCGCGGGCATCCCGCTGTTCGATCAGGACGCGGCGGCCGCGCAGCGGATGGCCTGGCTGCGGGCCTGGCACCGGCCGGGTGGAGGCCATGCCTGCTATGTCCCGGGCGGCTGA
- the trmB gene encoding tRNA (guanosine(46)-N7)-methyltransferase TrmB, which produces MSSTDQQAHHRTVVSYVRRGDRLTAGQERAWRQHWGTLGRDLAALDAGESGVEDWFGRQAPLMLEIGSGMGETTARLAAAEPEVNYLAVEVYKPGLAQLLMRGVELGATNLRAVRGDAVELLSDRLPAASLAGARIFFPDPWPKKRHHKRRLVQPAFVALLASRLAPGATLHLATDWADYADQMAEVCSAEPSLRNRYADEPGGWAPRPDWRPVTKFEQRARVEGRISRDLIFERRD; this is translated from the coding sequence ATGTCATCCACTGATCAGCAGGCGCACCACCGCACGGTGGTCAGCTATGTGCGTCGAGGCGATCGGCTGACCGCGGGCCAGGAACGTGCCTGGCGACAGCACTGGGGCACCCTGGGACGCGACCTCGCGGCACTGGACGCGGGCGAGTCGGGCGTCGAGGACTGGTTCGGCAGGCAGGCCCCGCTGATGCTGGAGATCGGCTCCGGAATGGGCGAGACCACCGCACGCCTGGCCGCAGCGGAGCCCGAGGTGAACTACCTGGCGGTCGAGGTCTACAAGCCGGGTCTGGCTCAGTTGCTGATGCGGGGCGTCGAACTCGGCGCGACCAACCTGCGTGCGGTGCGCGGCGACGCCGTCGAGCTGCTGAGCGATCGCCTGCCCGCCGCCTCGCTCGCGGGCGCCCGGATCTTCTTCCCCGATCCCTGGCCCAAGAAGCGTCACCACAAGCGGCGGCTCGTCCAGCCCGCGTTCGTGGCGCTGCTCGCCTCTCGGCTGGCCCCCGGCGCGACCCTGCATCTGGCCACGGACTGGGCCGACTACGCCGACCAGATGGCCGAGGTGTGCTCGGCGGAGCCCAGCCTGCGCAATCGGTATGCCGACGAGCCCGGTGGCTGGGCGCCGAGACCGGACTGGCGACCGGTCACGAAGTTCGAACAGCGCGCGAGGGTGGAGGGGCGGATCTCCCGAGACCTGATCTTCGAGCGTCGCGACTGA